The following are encoded in a window of Dysidea avara chromosome 4, odDysAvar1.4, whole genome shotgun sequence genomic DNA:
- the LOC136253892 gene encoding E3 ubiquitin-protein ligase TRIM71-like, giving the protein MTSGSSVKRELRQGEETAEWQHIREEITCSICGDIFTDPKTIVPCLHTFCKRCIENSIESNKKMAAVVCCPLCRTPLSQGEITSIPSNFTICRLAEIFIQREQEKKEASVTISRLVKIFGRQRKVGTTASVETTCGNCEENLPVTMWCTECEDPLCHDCSELHKKIKAYKSHEVILINQFLRDPKQFLRMAISEKVDFCKIHTNQMVEHYCKTCSKLVCQECVSQSRPLGHHYHTVSSVEDVLDEKRERIKEILVSLKQLLKQMRNGVKKIERCEDQIDKDSEASIEEIQATYDEQYRILKQQEEDAVEKVHIIQDSLKNTLALQKENVQLMESQMASCIDFYENIVKISRTKELIHYNDWIENRVVELNNKIEHTSLDPQCKASHMAVKCKPVVNESLCDVSSVPICKVIEGPAVIDRLIKLTVTLKDHSAAAVPIVNQSKDIELHCNKEKKFLQNKQVEEQLEGQYKIRYNPKRMECHLLSIHWRGIAMNHEKIQVIVNVRDYSSIEEVVMVIKSYGPIDIDPYGGWLMNRHVQLANPCALAKGPDNKLYVRDANYDVLVVFDEQYQYSHIIGGCGCGLGRFLCMTGIAVDKKGYLYVADRALHCIQKLNLRSGKFICQFGSKGSDGGKFNCPCGLLFSQSGLLFVCDLDNHRIQVFKNEQFSYCFGKRGAEPGAFNHPINLTMNNNEDQLFITDGNNHRIQLFTPKGQFLKIFCNFAGIPYKIFYPSGIHYTPDGHLLICAGIINSVLVFQEDGKFISSIDGFHQDRRYFFPREVLMMDNGQIVIASSSDHQLVIF; this is encoded by the coding sequence ATGACGAGTGGCAGCAGTGTAAAACGAGAATTACGGCAAGGTGAAGAGACAGCCGAATGGCAACATATTAGGGAAGAAATAACTTGTTCAATCTGTGGAGATATATTTACTGATCCGAAGACTATCGTCCCGTGTTTACACACGTTTTGTAAGCGATGTATAGAGAACAGTATAGAATCCAATAAGAAAATGGCGGCAGTTGTTTGTTGCCCGCTATGTCGTACCCCACTTTCACAAGGCGAAATAACGTCTATTCCCTCAAACTTTACAATTTGTCGTTTGGCAGAAATATTTATACAACGCGAACAAGAAAAAAAGGAGGCGTCCGTGACCATCAGTCGTTTGGTTAAAATTTTTGGCCGACAACGAAAAGTAGGCACGACTGCGTCAGTGGAAACAACATGTGGTAATTGCGAGGAAAATTTGCCAGTAACCATGTGGTGTACGGAGTGTGAAGACCCTTTGTGCCATGACTGTAGTGAATTACACAAAAAGATAAAAGCTTACAAGTCGCACGAAGTTATACTGATTAATCAATTCCTTCGTGATCCTAAGCAATTTCTTAGAATGGCTATATCAGAAAAGGTAGACTTTTGTAAAATACATACAAATCAGATGGTAGAACATTACTGCAAAACTTGTAGTAAGTTGGTATGTCAAGAATGTGTTTCACAGAGCCGCCCTCTTGGCCATCATTATCATACTGTTAGCTCTGTTGAAGATGTACTGGATGAAAAACGAGAAAGAATAAAAGAAATCCTTGTTTCACTGAAACAGTTACTTAAGCAAATGAGAAATGGAGTAAAGAAAATTGAACGTTGTGAGGATCAGATTGACAAAGACAGTGAAGCTAGTATTGAGGAGATACAAGCTACATATGATGAGCAATACAGAATATTGAAACAACAGGAAGAAGACGCAGTTGAAAAGGTGCACATCATTCAAGATTCACTTAAAAATACCCTTGCATTACAAAAGGAAAATGTTCAGTTGATGGAAAGTCAAATGGCAAGTTGTATTGACTTTTAtgaaaacattgtaaaaattAGTAGAACAAAAGAATTAATTCATTATAATGATTGGATTGAAAATAGAGTAGTTGAATTAAATAACAAAATAGAACATACTAGCCTTGATCCACAGTGTAAAGCAAGTCATATGGCTGTTAAATGTAAACCGGTTGTCAACGAATCATTGTGTGATGTATCTAGTGTTCCGATTTGTAAGGTGATAGAGGGTCCTGCAGTAATTGATCGTCTAATCAAACTCACTGTCACACTGAAAGATCACTCTGCAGCTGCAGTTCCTATTGTCAACCAATCAAAAGATATAGAACTTCACTGCAACAAAGAGAAGAAGTTTTTGCAGAATAAGCAAGTTGAAGAACAATTAGAAGGACAATATAAAATAAGGTATAATCCTAAAAGAATGGAGTGTCATTTATTATCCATTCATTGGAGAGGTATAGCAATGAACCATGAAAAAATCCAAGTGATAGTGAATGTCCGAGACTATAGTAGCATCGAAGAGGTGGTGATGGTCATTAAGAGTTATGGACCAATAGACATTGACCCATATGGAGGATGGCTAATGAACAGACATGTACAATTAGCAAACCCTTGCGCCTTGGCTAAAGGACCTGACAATAAACTATATGTTCGTGATGCTAATTATGATGTATTGGTAGTGTTTGATGAACAATATCAGTACTCACACATTATTGGTGGATGTGGTTGTGGATTAGGGAGGTTTTTGTGTATGACCGGAATAGCAGTAGATAAGAAAGggtatttgtatgttgcagatCGTGCATTGCACTGCATTCAGAAGTTGAATCTAAGAAGTGGAAAATTTATTTGCCAGTTTGGCAGTAAAGGTAGTGATGGTGGAAAATTCAATTGTCCTTGTGGTCTACTGTTTTCTCAGTCAGGCTTACTGTTTGTGTGTGACCTTGACAATCACAGAATTCAAGTGTTTAAAAATGAACAATTCTCTTACTGCTTTGGAAAGCGTGGTGCAGAACCCGGTGCTTTCAATCATCCTATCAATCTAACAATGAACAACAATGAAGATCAGTTGTTTATCACAGACGGTAACAATCACAGAATCCAGTTATTCACTCCAAAAGGACAATTTCTTAAAATATTCTGTAACTTTGCTGGAATTCCCTACAAGATATTCTATCCAAGTGGGATACACTATACACCAGATGGACACCTGTTAATTTGTGCTGGTATCATTAATAGTGTGTTGGTGTTTCAAGAAGATGGAAAGTTTATATCATCCATTGATGGCTTTCATCAAGATCGAAGATATTTTTTCCCTCGTGAGGTGTTGATGATGG